A single region of the Salvia splendens isolate huo1 chromosome 18, SspV2, whole genome shotgun sequence genome encodes:
- the LOC121776093 gene encoding cyclin-D4-2-like: MADWNAFDSASTVTDLLFCNEETKAFSFDDDDDDDRLLQPPTHHKDLIFNNGSSSDSDSLLHLPCLSDECIHHMLQRQGDHLPRGDYLTRFRNGELDVGLRREAIDWMLKACANFSFGELCLHTAISYFDRFLSIYELPLSSSEKRGQSWAVQLVAVACLSLAAKIEEVNVPSTLDLQAEVPKLLFEGKTIQRMEILVLNHLDWKIKAYTPCNFIDYYLRKMNEGGLPLGLLISCSLRLILSTIEGIDFLEFKPAEIAAAVAMCVSGEMQAMDIDKALSCLIGVDKERVVKCFKMIQECKSSMRGAATSTTTTTNATSVAAAMVAMANVAPRSPNGVLDAACLSYKAHEPTVGSCPTSSHTSPVTKRRKLESEATFLGGDSSEM, translated from the exons ATGGCTGATTGGAACGCCTTTGACTCTGCTTCAACAGTTACAGACCTCCTCTTCTGCAACGAAGAAACCAAAGCCTTTTCCttcgacgatgatgatgatgatgatcgtCTCCTCCAACCTCCCACCCACcataaagatttgatttttaacaaTGGGTCATCATCGGATTCAGATTCACTGCTTCATCTCCCTTGCCTCAGCGATGAATGCATTCACCACATGCTACAGAGGCAGGGAGACCACCTCCCCAGAGGCGATTACCTTACCAGATTCAGAAATGGGGAATTGGATGTTGGATTGAGGAGAGAGGCTATTGATTGGATGCTCAAG GCTTGCGCCAACTTCAGTTTTGGAGAGTTGTGTTTGCACACTGCTATCAGCTATTTCGATCGGTTTCTATCCATCTATGAATTGCCTCTGTCTTCATCAGAAAAG AGAGGTCAGAGCTGGGCAGTTCAATTAGTTGCAGTTGCTTGCTTATCTCTTGCAGCTAAGATAGAGGAGGTTAATGTTCCCTCCACCTTGGATTTGCAG GCAGAGGTGCCTAAGCTGTTGTTTGAAGGGAAAACCATTCAAAGAATGGAGATTTTGGTGCTAAACCATTTGGATTGGAAGATCAAAGCCTACACTCCATGCAACTTCATTGACTACTATCTTAGGAAGATGAATGAGGGTGGATTGCCATTAGGCCTTTTGATTAGCTGCTCCCTTCGCCTAATCTTGAGCACGATCGAAG GCATTGATTTCTTGGAATTCAAACCAGCTGAGATAGCTGCAGCTGTGGCAATGTGTGTTTCAGGGGAAATGCAAGCAATGGACATTGATAAGGCATTGTCTTGTTTGATAGGAGTTGACAAG GAGAGGGTGGTGAAGTGCTTTAAAATGATTCAAGAATGTAAGTCATCAATGAGGGGGGCTgctactagtactactactactactaatgcTACTAGTGTTGCTGCTGCGATGGTTGCGATGGCGAATGTGGCTCCTCGGAGCCCGAATGGGGTGCTGGATGCAGCATGCTTGAGCTATAAAGCTCATGAGCCAACAGTTGGATCATGCCCAACTTCCTCACACACTAGTCCAGTCACAAAGAGGAGGAAATTGGAGAGTGAAGCAACCTTTTTAGGTGGAGATTCTTCAGAAATGTGA